Sequence from the Chloroflexaceae bacterium genome:
GCGGGGAAGTACCGGATTATTGACTTTACGCTATCGAATTGCGTGAATTCGGGCATTTTCGATGTCGGCGTGCTCACCCAGTACCGGCCCCATTCATTGAACGATCACATTGGCATCGGCAAACCCTGGGATCTCGACCGCAACCGGGGCGGAGTGCGGCTGTTGCAACCCTACCAGGGCCGCAGCGATCAGTCGTGGTACCGCGGCACCGCCGATGCCATCTACCAGAATCTCAATTTTATTCAGGAACGGCGCGCCGATCTGGTGCTCATACTGTCGGGCGATCATATTTATAAGATGGATTACAACACCATCATTGACACCCATCGGCGCCACCGGGCCGATCTGACGGTGGGTGTGATGGAGGTGCCGCTGGAGGAGACCCATCGCTTCGGGATCATGACCACCAACGAAGAGGATCGGATCATCGAGTTCACCGAAAAGCCCAAAGATCGCGACAAGGGCACCCTGGCCTCGATGGGGATCTATGTGTTCAATACCGATGTGCTGATCCGCAGGCTGTCGGAGGGCAGTCAGGAGCGTCCCCGGATCGACTTCGGCAAGCACGTGATTCCGGCGATGGTCGCCGAGGACCGCGTGTATGCCCATCGCTTCAGCGGCTACTGGGTTGACGTAGGCACGATCCATTCGTACTGGGAAACGAGCATGCAACTGCTCGATCCCCGGCTTGATTTCGATCTCTTCGATCCGAACTGGCGCATCCGCACCCGCAGCGAGGAGCGCCCATCGGCCAAAATCGGGCCGCAGGCGCGGGTGTCGCGGGCGATCATCTGCAACGGCTGCACCATTCGCGGCACAGTCGAGCGCTCGGTGCTTTCGCCGGGGGTGTATGTCTCGCCGGGAGCGATTGTGCGCGACAGCGTGGTGATGAACGACACCTGGATCGGGCCGGGCGCGGTGCTTGATCGGATGATCGTTGATAAGCAGGTCGTCATTGGCGCCGGGGCGCACCTCGGCGTTGGCGACGACCTGACGACGCCCAACAAGGCCGAGCCGGACAAACTCAACACTGGCATATCAGTGATCGGCAAGGCGGCCCACATCCCTCCGGGCACGATCATTGGCCGGAACGTAGTGATCAGGGCCGATCGCGACGCGGAAGATTTTCCGAGCCGCGAGATCCCGTCAGGAGAGACGCTGTAACGCGCAGCGCGGTTCGCAGGCGCTCTGCAGTTCAGGGCGCTCGGTCTCCTGTTCAATCCCTCCTCCGCCGGGGGAAGGTTCCGGGCGCTTCACCTCAACGCGGGGGCGCGGGTCAACACGACGAGGAAACGGAAAGCGCCGCCCTTGTGAAACCTTGTCTTATGCGGCGGCGGTACAGCGCGGCTCGCGGTGTCACCGTCGCCGCCTTCAAAACCTATGCTCCGCACCCTGACCATGATTCTGGCGGGCGGCGACTCGCCCGCCCTCTCTGTGCTTACCGCTGAACGCACCGAGGCGGCTGTTCCCTTTGCGGGCAAGTTCCGGATCATTGACTTTCCGCTTTCCAACTGCGTCAACTCGGGGCTGTACAATGTCGCCGTGCTCACGCAGTACAAGCCCCGCTCGCTCCACGCCCACCTGGGGGTGGGCCGCCCCTGGGATCTTGACCGGGCCCAGGGCGGTTTGCGCGTGCTGCACCCGTCGCCGACGCCAGACGGCGGAGGGTGGCAGCGAGGCACCGCCGACGCGGTGCGCTACAACCTCGACCTGATCGAAGATCAGCAGGTTGATGCGGTGCTCGTGCTTGCCGGGGATCATATTTACAAAATGAATTACAACCCGCTGCTCGAACTGCACGCCGAGCGCGAGGCGGATCTGACCCTGGCGGTGCATAGCGTCAGCCCGCACGACACTCATCGCTTCGGCATTGTAACCGTCGGCAACGATGGCCGGGTGGATCGCTTCGAGGAGAAGCCGCGCCGCCCGCTCTCGAACCTGGCTTCGATGGGCATCTATGTCTTTCGCAAGCAGTTCCTGATTGACATCCTCTCCGGTGACGAGCACGATTTCGGTCGTCATCTCCTGCCGCGGATCATCCCCGAATCGCGCACCTTCGCCTTCAATTTCCAGGGCTACTGGGCCGACGTGGGCACGGTGCAGGCCTACTACGAAGCCAACCTGGCCCTGCTGGTCGAGACCCCGGCGCTCGACCTCTACGACCCGGAATGGGTCATCCATACGACCAGCGCCGATCTGCCCGGCGTGGAGATCGGGGAGCACGCGCGGGTGGAGAATTGCCTGCTGAGTGACGGCTGCCGCGTCTATGGCACGGTTTCGCACTCGGTGCTCTCGCCGGGAGTGTATGTCTCGCCAGGAGCGATTATCCGCGATTCGGTCGTGCTTGGCGACGCGTGGATCGGCCCGGAGGCGGTGCTGGATCGCTGCATCATTGACGAGGGGGTGCGGATCGGCGGCGGAGCAGTGGTGGGTGAAGGCGATATCACCACCCCGAACCTGGAGGCCCCCGATCGGCTCAACACCGGGCTGACGCTGGTAGGCACGCGCGCGCAAGTGCCCGAGGGCGTGACCGTGGGCCGCAATGTGGCCATTCGCCCGCGCACGCCTGAGCGCGCCTTTCCGAAGAGCGGCGTGGTGCCGAGCGGGGCCACGGTGTAGCGATTTTGGATTTGGGATTTGGGATTGCCGTATAGGGTGTCTGAATGAGATTCGGGGAGGATGAGGAGCAACTCCCGATACGTGGAAAGGGAAGAGGAAACGGAGTTTTCCCCTATTCCTGCGCGCAGGGGAAGGACCGGGAAGGCCCGGTCCTCCTGGGAGACGACCGCCATTGCGTCATGACCATTCCTGAGGTAAGCGTTGACCCGGCGTTGAAGGGTCGCCTCATCGCCGGGCACCCCTGGATCTACCGCAATCATGTTCAAGAAAGCCCGCGGCTGGCCTCGGGCCAGTGGGTGCGGGTGCGCTGCGGGAGCTTCGTCAGCTACGGTCTCTGGGACGCGCACAGCGCGATCGCGGTGCGCCTCTTCAGCCGGCGCGGCCCGCCCGACGCGAAGTGGATCGCCGAACGGGTCTGGGAGGCGTGGGAAGGCCGTGCCGCCATTCGCGAAACGGCGACGACCGCCTACCGCTGGATCTACGGCGAAGGCGACGGTTTGCCGGGTCTGGTGGCGGATCGGTACGGGGATTATGCCGTCCTCCAGACCTATGCCGAGAGCACGCGAGCCATAGCGCCGCTGGTGGCCGCAGCCCTGCGGACCTGCGACCCGGCCCTGCGCGGGGTCGGGCTGCGCGAGCGCCAATCCGCTGACGACGCGCCCGACGCGGAGGAGCGCAACGGCGGCGATGCAGAGACGCCCGTCGCGTTGCGGGTGTTGTGGGGCGAAGCGCCGCCGCCCGACCTGGTAGTGCAGGAGCACGGGTTGTATTTTTACGCCGATCTCTACCGGGGCCAGAAAACCGGTCTGTTCCTCGACCATCGCGAGAACCGGCGCACGGTGGAAGGGCTGGTGCGCGGGCGCAGCGTGCTGAACTGCTTCGCCTATACCGGCGGCTTTTCCCTCTACGCTTTGCGGGGCCAGGCGGCAAATGTCACGAGTGTTGATCTCGGCAAGGGGCTCGCCGAGGCCACGGCGGCAAACCTGAGGCTGAACCGCCTTGATGGCGCGCGCCACGAGTTTATTACCGAAAACTGTTTCGCCCTCCTCGACGCCTACGCCAGGGCCGGTCGGCGCTTCCAGGCGGTCATCCTCGATCCGCCCAGTTTTGCGCGCCAGAAACGCAGCCTGCACGGGGCCTTGCGGGCCTACGTGCGCATCAACAGCCTGGCCCTGCGCTGCCTGGAGCCTGGCGGCCTGCTCATCTCCGCCAGTTGCACCAGCCAGGTCGGCCCGGAGCAGTTTCGCGCTCTGCTTGCCGACGCGGGGGTTCAGGCGCACAGGCAGGTGCAGATCGTGCACGAGGCGGGCCAGCCGGCCGACCATCCTGTGCCGGCAGGGTTCCCTGAGGGACGCTACCTGAAGTTTGTGGTGGCGCGGGCGCTGGAGCAGGGATGAGCGGAGCAAGCTCCTCCAGGGTGGCTTCGCCTTCCCAGACTCTCCCCTCCTGGCGCAGGGCCGG
This genomic interval carries:
- a CDS encoding glucose-1-phosphate adenylyltransferase, which codes for MRVVAMIMAGGEGTRLSVLSEKRAKPSVPFAGKYRIIDFTLSNCVNSGIFDVGVLTQYRPHSLNDHIGIGKPWDLDRNRGGVRLLQPYQGRSDQSWYRGTADAIYQNLNFIQERRADLVLILSGDHIYKMDYNTIIDTHRRHRADLTVGVMEVPLEETHRFGIMTTNEEDRIIEFTEKPKDRDKGTLASMGIYVFNTDVLIRRLSEGSQERPRIDFGKHVIPAMVAEDRVYAHRFSGYWVDVGTIHSYWETSMQLLDPRLDFDLFDPNWRIRTRSEERPSAKIGPQARVSRAIICNGCTIRGTVERSVLSPGVYVSPGAIVRDSVVMNDTWIGPGAVLDRMIVDKQVVIGAGAHLGVGDDLTTPNKAEPDKLNTGISVIGKAAHIPPGTIIGRNVVIRADRDAEDFPSREIPSGETL
- a CDS encoding glucose-1-phosphate adenylyltransferase, which gives rise to MLRTLTMILAGGDSPALSVLTAERTEAAVPFAGKFRIIDFPLSNCVNSGLYNVAVLTQYKPRSLHAHLGVGRPWDLDRAQGGLRVLHPSPTPDGGGWQRGTADAVRYNLDLIEDQQVDAVLVLAGDHIYKMNYNPLLELHAEREADLTLAVHSVSPHDTHRFGIVTVGNDGRVDRFEEKPRRPLSNLASMGIYVFRKQFLIDILSGDEHDFGRHLLPRIIPESRTFAFNFQGYWADVGTVQAYYEANLALLVETPALDLYDPEWVIHTTSADLPGVEIGEHARVENCLLSDGCRVYGTVSHSVLSPGVYVSPGAIIRDSVVLGDAWIGPEAVLDRCIIDEGVRIGGGAVVGEGDITTPNLEAPDRLNTGLTLVGTRAQVPEGVTVGRNVAIRPRTPERAFPKSGVVPSGATV
- a CDS encoding class I SAM-dependent rRNA methyltransferase; translation: MTIPEVSVDPALKGRLIAGHPWIYRNHVQESPRLASGQWVRVRCGSFVSYGLWDAHSAIAVRLFSRRGPPDAKWIAERVWEAWEGRAAIRETATTAYRWIYGEGDGLPGLVADRYGDYAVLQTYAESTRAIAPLVAAALRTCDPALRGVGLRERQSADDAPDAEERNGGDAETPVALRVLWGEAPPPDLVVQEHGLYFYADLYRGQKTGLFLDHRENRRTVEGLVRGRSVLNCFAYTGGFSLYALRGQAANVTSVDLGKGLAEATAANLRLNRLDGARHEFITENCFALLDAYARAGRRFQAVILDPPSFARQKRSLHGALRAYVRINSLALRCLEPGGLLISASCTSQVGPEQFRALLADAGVQAHRQVQIVHEAGQPADHPVPAGFPEGRYLKFVVARALEQG